The window GTTCATTTTACAATTCTGATTTTAGGTCTTATGGGGCTCGGCGGAGCCTTTTGGGCTATCAATAAAAGCATTCGTGAACGGATAGTTGCCGAATCAAGATTTCAAAGAGCGATGGATGCAAGTAAAGATGGCATTTTTGATTGGGATTTAGAGACGAAGAAGATTTACTATTCTCCGGGCTGGAAGCGCATGCTTGGTTACGAACCGGATGAATTGCCGGATGATTTTTCTATTTGGGAAACACTGACGCATCCTGATGACGTGAAAGCCTCCTGGGTAATGATGAACGAAGTTATTGACGGCAAACGTGACCGATTCGAAAAAGAATTTAAAATGCGCCATAAAGATGGTCACTGGGTAGACATACTTTCCCGGGGGAATCTGTATAAAGATGAGCAAAGTGGAAGAGTGCGTGTCGTTGGAACACATGTTGATATCTCAGAAAGAAAACAAATCGAAAAAGTATTGCAGGAAAACGAATCGCGCTATCACGAACTGTTTAATAATATTAAAAGCGGCGTGGCTATTTACACCGTTGTCGATAACGGAAAAGATTTTATCTTTAAGGAGTTTAACAAGGCCGGAGAGAATCTGGATGGAGACAGGCGTGAAGCTCTTATCGGGAAATCTATTTTTGAAGTCCGACCGGGTATTGAAGAATTCGGGATCATTGATGTCTTTCGACGGGTTTGGCAAACTGATATTCCTGAAAGTTTTCCTGCCACGATTTATAAAGATGGCCGTCTGGAGAAATGGTATGAAAATTATGTATACGCCCTGCCAACTGGGGATATCGTGGCCGTTTTTGATGATGTTACAGAAAAAATACGGGCCGAAGAAACATTAAAAGCAAGCGAAGAATGGCATCGGTCTATACTTGAAACAGCCATGGATGGAATTTGGCAGTTAGACACTTTGGGAAAAATTATAGAGGTTAATCAAACCTATTGCCGGATGAGTGGTTATACCAGTCACGAGTTGCTGAAAATGAATGTTTCAGAACTTGAAATAAAAGAGCCTGAGCAACAATTCACCAAACACATGAAAGCCCTTGTTTTGAAGGGACAGGATAGGTTTGAAAGTAAGCATCGGCGCAAAGACGGCTCTGTCTTTGATGTTGAGATCAGTGTTCAATACAAACAAAGAGATGGTGGCCGATATTTTTGTTTTCTACGAGATATTACACTTCAAAAGCAGCTTGCCGAACAATTGCGACAGGCTCAAAAAATGGAATCAATTGGCAACCTGGCCGGGGGAATCGCTCACGATTTCAACAATATTTTATTTCCTATCATAGGAATGGCGGAGATTCTGAAAGAAGATTTGCCGCCCGGCAGTTCTGAACAGGAAAATGCCGATGAGATTTTACAGGCAGGAAAGAGAGCATCTGAACTCGTAAAACAAATTCTTGCATTTAGTCGTCAGCATGAGCACGAAATGCTTCCGGTCAAGGTACAGCAAATCATCAAGGATGTTCTTAAACTCAGCAGGTCTTCAATTCCCACCAATATTGAAATCAATCAATTTTTGCAGCCGGATTGCAGCATGGTCCTGGCAGATGCAACCCAGCTTCACCAGATTGGAATGAATCTTGTTACCAATGCATATCACGCGGTTCAAGATCAAGGAGGAACAATAACCGTTGAGGTTCGGGAAATAGAAGTTGGTGAAAAATTAAACGATTTGGAGATGAGCCCGGGGAAATATGCGACTCTGACCGTCTCCGACACGGGTATCGGTATCCCCGAAGAACATATGGATAAAATTTTTGAACCCTATTTCACAACAAAAGAATTGGGGAAGGGCACTGGCCTCGGATTATCGGTCGTGTATGGTATTGTTAAAGAGCATCACGGTGAAATTCAAGTTACG is drawn from uncultured Desulfobacter sp. and contains these coding sequences:
- a CDS encoding PAS domain S-box protein: MSENRNMQKYLYNLKLFALTPITLWIAIIIGFLVWEIYCEKRYAIEFARTEAIESYNKDLVHIKWAVLHGGVYVPETKETPPSPYLVDVKERDISTPSGRRLTLVNPAYMTRQVHKLSQNQYGVKGHITSLNLIRPQNKPDSWEEKALRAFDTGKKEVSSVDSMDGKDYFRLMRPMFVEEGCLKCHGYQEYQVGDIRGGISVSVPLAPYYAIASNKISKIIFVHFTILILGLMGLGGAFWAINKSIRERIVAESRFQRAMDASKDGIFDWDLETKKIYYSPGWKRMLGYEPDELPDDFSIWETLTHPDDVKASWVMMNEVIDGKRDRFEKEFKMRHKDGHWVDILSRGNLYKDEQSGRVRVVGTHVDISERKQIEKVLQENESRYHELFNNIKSGVAIYTVVDNGKDFIFKEFNKAGENLDGDRREALIGKSIFEVRPGIEEFGIIDVFRRVWQTDIPESFPATIYKDGRLEKWYENYVYALPTGDIVAVFDDVTEKIRAEETLKASEEWHRSILETAMDGIWQLDTLGKIIEVNQTYCRMSGYTSHELLKMNVSELEIKEPEQQFTKHMKALVLKGQDRFESKHRRKDGSVFDVEISVQYKQRDGGRYFCFLRDITLQKQLAEQLRQAQKMESIGNLAGGIAHDFNNILFPIIGMAEILKEDLPPGSSEQENADEILQAGKRASELVKQILAFSRQHEHEMLPVKVQQIIKDVLKLSRSSIPTNIEINQFLQPDCSMVLADATQLHQIGMNLVTNAYHAVQDQGGTITVEVREIEVGEKLNDLEMSPGKYATLTVSDTGIGIPEEHMDKIFEPYFTTKELGKGTGLGLSVVYGIVKEHHGEIQVTSKQGKGSSFKIYLPVIAAHTSVDVTNNTSLLPTGTEHILLVDDEPQIAKLEKQMLERLGYKVTELTSSLGVLEIFRKNPDMYDLVISDMSMPQMTGDQLARELLALRPDIPVIICTGFSERFSKEDLLKMGIKSVLMKPVVKSIIAKEVRNILDA